CTTTCAAAGAGGTCATTGTATTCCAATTTATCCTAATTTAACAAAAGATAATATTCAAAGAATTTCTCAGGCAATCCGTAGAATTTATTGATCGCTCGCTCGTATCCTTAACTCAGAATCGATTGTATAAGTTATACAAAAATCTATAAAATGATGCCGAAAATAAACGGTAGATTTTTATATAGATGTAGAAGTTTTTACGGATCTTTATGAAATTGAGCACCGTGAATATTAGAGTTGTTGAAAAATGAATTCTTCATCTGTTTTTGTTGGATTGAAATGGACAATTGAAGCAATTTTAAGAATCTTCACTATGGAATTTTTCAACAACTCTATTATTACAAACACTGATTACTTCATTATATAACTCTGAGCAATTATCAAATCAAAACTATATATAAAAAACGTAATGCGTAAAAAATTGTGAATATTTTTTAGTATAGTTTATAAAATTTATGATTAAATCTAAATTATAAATCGAGAGTACATTCTAAATTACGCATATAGATTTATTTTGGCATAAAATAGGTGGATTTATTTAAACAAATCCAGACAATACAGTCATTTGTCTTTTGAAAAAGAATTGCAAAATTTGTTTCCATAATAAGGATCATTTTCCATGCAATTGAGTACTGTTTTTTCCGATTTCATTTTAAGTCTTGTATCAATCTTTGTTGCGATTCAAATCAGAAATGGAACTTCTTATTCGAAATCAGCAGGTTTTATAGGATTTCTTACGATAGGGATTTCTGCCGGTTTAGGGACGATTCACTTTTTAGGAATCGAAGTTTTAGATCCGATTTATCGTTTTGCCGTGAACTTGGCTTCTTTTGCAGGAGTGCCATTGCTTGGTACAGGTTTTTTTCATATTGGGATCAAAAAGCTGAAAAAAAATTATCTCTATCCAGTTGGAGGAGTTTTGTTGTTTCTCGATTTGATTTTTGGTTATGTTTTTCCGCTTCCGATTTTATCTACTGTGTTAGGTGGAATTTCTATGATTACGGCAATTCTTGTCTGTATTCGTAAAAACTCGGGAGAAAATAAAGTTCCGGCTTTGTATGGTATTTTAGGTGCGATTCTTTTTATTCTCGCGGGGCTCGTGATCGGAACAACTGGGTCTAGAGGACCAATTTTGAACGTAGATATTTTTCATATCGTTTTAGCAGTTGCGGTTTTTTCTCTAGGTGTTTCTCTCAAACGATTAAACTAGTTCTTGTTTCAATCTGTGGGAATTCTCACAAATCTATGTTTTGCAGATGAATTTCAATCTGTAGAAATTCCTAACATTGATTTGACGATGAGTTTTTATTTAAAAACCTATAAATCCTCAATGAGACTTAATCTGTGGGAACTCATACAAATCTATATTTTGCAGTAAAAACTTGTAAAAGTTCTGGAAAGTGACCTTGGTCCTAAAAGTAAAATGTGAGAACTATTACTTTTAAAAGTTTTTTTTTAAATTTACTACTGATCTCTATAAAATTGAGTACCGTTAATTTTATCACAAAACACTGATTCCATACAAAATATTAGGTACTTTATTATATAGTTATGAGTAATAACAAGTTCACGTTACTCATCTCTATAAAGTTAAATACTGAAATGTTCATCACATGCTGGTTCAAGTAAGTTCGATAGAATCTGATGTGAAAGAAACGCTTTTGATTTTTGAAATTTTTTCTACAGAGATGTATATAATATTTTAATTATTAAATATATTATAATATTTATATTTTTCTGATTAAGATGGGATTTGTTCCGAAACCTGGGTTACCCACGAAGAATAATAATTTGCCAAAGTTCTCAAAAACATCAGATCCATTTCGTTCTCTTCTTTTAGAATTTTGACCGCGTTTGTAAACTGAAGTCTAAATTCGGTAAGAGGAGTTTTTTCTGGTATTACACGTTTCATCGAAGGAATATTATCTTCCATCCCGTATTCTTGAGCCCACTTTTCGATCAAATTTCCACAGTTATATTTTTTAGAAAGTAAGAGTTGGGCCAATATATGACGGAACATACTTTCTATCGATATGATCGTGATGTCTTTATGGAGAATGGAAATTTCGGTGATAATATCGTCCTTCTTATCGATCACTACTTTTGTATTTCCGATTTTGTTAAAAATTTTAGAAAGATCGTTGTAAGCTCTGAAATTTTTCAAGATTGTTTCTCTGTCCTTCATATTGACGGTTCTTTCATTTTCGGGAAGATTCATTTCGTTTAAGATTGTTTCGATTACTACAAAGATAATGTCGAAAGAAAATTGAACGGATTTACCAACAAGATAAAGAATCTCGCTTTGAAAAGAGATATGAACCGCGTTGAAGAATAATTCTAATTTTTCAGGGATTAGAGATGAAGAAGTTTTATAGAGATCGATCATATCTTTGGTAAATTGAGTCCGATCTAAAATCGGAAATAAATCGGGATGATTGGCATGAGTTCTTAACAACATTTCTTTTAGAACCTTAACTATACCTTGTTGTACTTCTTCCGTTCTATAAAGAACTCGATAAAGTAGAATAGAAATTTCACGAGATGTTTTTTTAGATTTTAGAATTTTAAGGTCGGCTTCATCAAGGCCGTAAGATTTCTGGCTTTTTGTTTCTACCATAAGCGTTGAATTTGGAGGCCAATGCTGATCTAAAAAAAATAAAAGTAAAGCGAAATTGTAAATCATAGAAATTTACATTGCATTTTAAACCTTTTGCATTACTCTGATCGACCGAAATGAAAATTATAGGCGCTGAAAATAAGGTCAACTACGGGGTATTCGACGGTCCAGTTGAATTCAATTATAAAGAGTTTCAACTGTTGGATTTTTTTGGTAAAGAAATTAGCGGATTTAAAAAACGTTTCGCATTTAAAAAATTCAATTATATCGGAATTATCACGGACGAATTCTTAATCGGCTTTGCTGCTGTCAGTCTTGGCTATGTGTATAACGTGTTTGCTTATTTGTATCATTACAAAGATGGAATTTTATTTGAGTTTGATACTAAAGGTTTAGATAACGAAAGTGGATTACAATTTCCAGTCAACCCGGACGAACATAGGATCCGATTCCAAAAAGGAAATTCTTTTCTAAACGTCTATAAATCACATTCTAAAGGTAAACTTGATGTAGACGCTTCTTTAGGAAATAAATTGCGATTTCAATTTCAAGCGAACTTTGCCCTAAAAACTCATTCTCCTTTGAGAGTTCTAAATCCTTCCGAACCTACCCATTGGACTTTTACTGAAAAATGTTCTCCTTTAATTCCGAATTCATTAGAACTTTCTTATAAAGGTAAACCTCTTTCGTTCGATCGCAAAAAAACTACAATCCTTTATGATTGGTCTGGAGGTTATCTCAGAAGGGAAACCAATTGGTATTGGGCGGCTTTGGGCGCAATTCTTCCTAATCGAACTTCAATCGGTGCTAACTTTGCAGCCTTAGTAAACGAAACCTTTTTTTCCGAGAACGCATTTTGGATCAATCGGAAACGGAAAAGGGTTTCCAGAGTGATCTTTGATTTTTCCCAAAAAGATCCGACCAAACCTTGGAAAATTTATGACGAGGACGGTTTCGTAAATCTCACATTCATCCCGGAAGGAGAAAGAAAAGATAAAATGAATCTAATTGTTTCCAAATTGTATTTCAGACAATTTGTGGGAAAATTTTCGGGTAAATTTCGTTCTGCGGATAAAAAAAACGTTTCTTTCCGAGACGTTTACGGTTTTACTGAGTTCCATCGTTCTGTTTGGTAAATTGAATTAGAATTTTAATATATTATAATTTAACTATTCAATAGAGAAAATTCGAAAAGAGGATCTGAAAAATAATAGAGTTGTTGAAAAATTCCATAGTGGCGATTAACAAAACTGCTTCAATCGACCGTTCCTATACAACAGAAACCGATGGAGAATTAATTTTTTAACAACTCTATTATGTATTTCCGAGTAAAAATTGAAGTATAATATTACGGCCGTAAAAAACAGCATAGACGCTACCTGTTATTTCTTTTATAGATTCAACTTATAAAAATTGAATCAACTCGGATAAAGTTTCCAAATCTCCTTTTTTTCCTTTTAAGTAGGATCTCCAACCTAATGACTTTGGTACTTTTATATCCAATTCGTATTTATCTCCGCAGTAAACCAAACAATTGCTCGAAAGCCTCACCAAACGCATTGCTTCTTCGAATATTTTTGGAGAAGGTTTTTCGTATCCGAATTCGGCGCTTACGATTAGAGGATTCAAATATTCTAATATTCCTTTTGCTTCTAAAAGCGCTCTGAGCCTGTGATCCCAATTTGAAATTGCTCCGAGTCCCCAGTTTTCTTTTTTACAATAATCCTTAAGTTTCCAAAACCCCGGATCCAAAGTCCATAGTTCCGGGTCCGCGAATTTATGGTATATAATCGGAAATGCTTTTTCAATCGAGACTTGGTCCGGAACTCTTTTTAAAAAGTCTTCAAGTAGTTCTTTCCACCAACCAGGTGTTCCTCCTGGATGAGATTGGTATTTATCTCTATGTTCCGGTGGAGAATTTTTTTGCATCTTTTGCCAAGATTCTGTGAATGCTTTTTTATAAATTTCTACTGCATTCTCTTTCCTTTGTAACCCTGCTTGTAAAAGGATTTCGAGATATGTTTCTCCGGCTGATTTTTTTAGATGAAGAATTGTATCTCCTACATCTAAAAATAAATATTTCTGATAACTCACAGACCTAGTTTATTTACTCCCGGTTTTTTGCATCTCCGTAAGAATTTTAAAATTAAAAATGACTTGTAAGTCACTTTACAGAATCTATTTTCTTGATTTATGCCGGATGCTAATTTCTCTATCGGAATTTTTATTTTCCCAGGAGTCACCCAACTCGATTTTACAGGGCCTTATGAAGTTTTTTCAAGAATCCCGAACGTAAAAATATTTTTATTTGCGCAATCTAAAGATCCAGTTCAGTCAGAATCTGGTATGAAATTGATTCCGGACTTCGACTTTTCGAATTGTCCAGATCTTGACATCTTACTTGTTCCTGGTGGCCCCGGAACGACTCTTCTAATGGAAGAATTTACTGTCTTGGATTTTCTCAGAAAAAAAACGGTAAATTCTAAATTCATCACTTCGGTTTGTACCGGTTCTTTGGTTCTTGCTTCTGCCGGTCTTCTCGACGGTTATAAAGCCACTACTCATTGGTTATCTTTAGATGTTTTAAAATTATTTCCGGTTCAGATTTCCAGCGAACGTTTTGTAAAAGATCGCAACCGAATTACCGGAGGTGGTGTTACTGCTGGAATCGATTTTACTCTTTTTTTAACTGCGGAATTTTTCGGTTCCGAACTTGCGGAAGAAATTCAACTTATGATTGAATACAATCCAGTTCCTCCGTTTACTTCGGGACATCCTACCACCGCCACTTCTCATTTAGTTGAGAAGGTGAAGTCAAATCGAGAGATTACTCAAAATCGCAGAAAGGCGGCGGCTATTCGGGTTTTAACATCTAAGAATATTTGGCCTAAATCCTAACGTTATGCGTGTTTTCTATTTAGAGTGAATGTATTACCTTTCATTCGAACACAAAGAAATAGTAGGGTGTAGGAACTCTCACAAATCGTAGATTTACAGTAAAACTTTAAAATGTGGGAACTACTATGAAATACAAAAGAAAATCATAATGAACTTACAATGAGACAAAATCTGCGGGAACTACCGCGAATTTAAACGATAGCAATACTATAGGTTCATTTTTTATTTTTTGACTAAAACAAGTAAGCCGGAGTTAAATCTCTTTTTATATTTCTCTACTCGAAACTATATAATAAAGTACTTGGTCTTTTGCACTGAAACAGGTTTTACAATAAAAATTTACTGTAATTCAGTATTATAAAGATCAGTAAGAATCTCATAAATGAATTTTTGATTTGATGAAAGTCTCAAAATAGAGCTTTCATGTAAAAATTTGACTGGATGATTATACTTTTCGGATTTTATAGAGGTTTCTCCCGTAAATCGTTTTTAAAATTGAAATTGTAAATTCCAAGATAAAAATACTCTGTCGTTTGATATAATTCTGACATATAGATAGAAGAAAATATAGAATATTAAAAAAACTGCAAGTTTCAAGTTGAAACAGATACTGACGTTCTTATTATTTTAATTAACGTGAGTTCGACGTAATAAAACTAGGTCGAATCCGGCTTGCCACAGGCAGCCGGACCAGGCTCTCAGCTTCGGTCAAGTTATTGTGAAACTACAGAATCAGATTCAATTTTCATAAAATACCAATAACTTAACCCTAAAATGCTTTCGTAAAAAACGTTTTGCTGAGTTTCCAACGCGACCTGTCGAACGACCCATGGGGAGTGAGACGCTGAGTTACTTCGAGCGACCGTAGAAGCGTTTTGCTGAGTTCATTCATCGATCCCTTTCGCGTTATATCGAATTCACGTTAATTAGGTTCTTGCCAACATCGGAAATAAAAAATTAGATTTAAAAGCCGATTGAAAACCTTTCACAAATAAAGGAGAATCTGTTTGAGTAATAATATCGTTTTCAATTTCCAAATCTAAAAAATCAAATTGATCCGGGCAAAAGCCAAAACGAATCTCTTCTACACCTTCTAAATTCCAATCTAAGAGAAATTTAGAAATGGAAAAAGGACTTTTACAAAGAATATCGTATATCCATAAAATCTTTTTATCCAGATGTAGAACTAAGATAGAGTCATTTTCCGGAAAATAATAAAAGTTCTCTGGATATACATAAATCCAATAAAAAGATAAAATAAATTCATATTGTATAACTCCAAATCGATTTGTAGTCGATTTAGCAGAAGAAGTAATTTTACGAAATAAGATTCTATCTTTTTTCGAATTTGCGTTCAAGATTTGAAAATTCAGGGAAGATTTTTTTCTGCGAAACGGATTTAGATTCTTGCAAACAAAACAGGATTCTTCCACTTTTTGAAACCCAAATTTAGGATAAAAATCTAATACGTTTTCGTTTCCAAATAGAAAGAAAAACGAAGTTTTAGATTCGTAATCTTTTAAAATACGTTCTATGAGTTTGCGAGAAAGACCCTGACGCTGATATTCCGGTAAAGTTCCTACTGTTGCCAATTGAACCGCGTCAAATTCTTGTCCGTTTAATATAATCTTCATCTCGCATACGGAGGCGTTCGATACCATAATTTCGTTTTTAAAAAAAGAATAAGGAATGTAGGAATTTTCCCAAAACCCGAGCTGATACCAAAGGCGAAAGTCCGCTCCATAAAGCGCTTTGGGAGTAAATTGAAAAAACGCTTCTCTAAGTTTTTCCTCTTCTCTGTAGTTTTTATAAAAGGTAAATTCTTTCTGCATTTAATTTGAGTTTGGTGGAAGAATATTACGGATCCCTATTTAATAGAATACTATGAGTTTTAATCTCAATATTTTAGTACAAAGTATTAGATATTTTTTATATAGTGTCAGTGGGAAAATTTTCTAAAAATAGTAATTTCTGTATATAAATTTTACTCGGAATTTTTTCTAAAACTTTTTTGTTTTTATTAGAGTTGTTGAAAAATCCATTTTATAAAAAATCTACGAACTTATACCCGGAACTTGACAAAAAATATCATTCAAAAATTCTTAGACTGTTACAAACAAACCTAAGTTGTAAAAATTACTGTAGTTTGTTAAAAGATTCAAAAGATGATTTCTTTGAAGTTTGCAGACAAGTTTCTAAAACATTTGCCGAAACTGAAAACAAATGTTGCAGCTGAGATCTAATTTTTATGATTTGAATCCTCTAAAAGCAAATGTAACATTTCTCTGGTTGCAGAGCCGGTTAGAGAAAAATCTCTACCTGCTTCTTTTAAAAGAAGATTTCTTTTTTCTGAATTTAACGTTGGAATGATTTCCTTCATTTTAGTGCCTAATTCCTTTTCCAGATCATATTCAGGTTTCATTGTATGTTTTTCTCCAAAAGTATCTATGATCGATTTGTTGATTTGAAAGGCGTGAATGGAAGCTTCTTTTCCTACGAACCTCATTAAATCTTCGTTAGACGAAAACGAAGGAAAACCCTTTGAGTTTTGTACTAAAAATTCTGTTAAGTTCTGGGCAGTATGATTTTTATAAAAGTCTATCAAATTGTAGGAGATAAAATCTTCGTACAAAAAATGGCGATTGGTTACAAGTTGAGTAGTTTTGGCTTTCATGTCTTTTTTTGTTTCTTTTGATGAGAAGATATAACGGGCGTAATACGAAAAGTCTGCGTCGGGAACTGCCTTGGAATGATACGGTTGTCCTATGTCTTGGATATAGTGACAAGTCCAAGCGGCAAAACGATATTTCCAATAATCGTGTCCCGTTTTTCCCGCCAATTTGGAAAGTCGAGAAAACAACTCGATCCGATCCAAGATCATTCCACCTTTTACAACCTCGGGAGCGAAAAGGGAAAGAATCCAATTTTCATTTTGGAATTGCATATGAAAAGGAGCTTTACTACCTTCTCCTTCTGCTTTTCCATAAGGTTGTTTGCCATACCCATATTCTTGAAAACTCCAAAGGTCATGATCCATTCCCCAATCCGGTTCATCGATAAAAGTATATAGAATGTTTTTAAGTTTAACTTTTTTTCCGATCGTAGATTGAAACCTTGCCGGAAGTTCGGGATGATCTAAAAGGTAGGGAGTGATTGAAGAAACTGAAACGTTTCCAATCATTGATTTAGAACCGGGGAGAATTCTTTCCACTTCTGAAAATCGAGTAGTGGGATTGAGTCTTGCCGCTTTTAAAAATTCTATAACCGATGCGGTTTCTGGATGAAATTCAACTTTTTTAAATCGTTTTGATTCTCTGGATTCTTCCCAAGCTGCAAACTCGTCAAATAGAACCTTTAAAGAATTCTTTTCTTTTTTTATGAAAGAATCCAAGGATTCAGATTCTACTTCTCTGGATATAAATC
This genomic window from Leptospira kirschneri serovar Cynopteri str. 3522 CT contains:
- a CDS encoding LIC_13029 family protein, translated to MVETKSQKSYGLDEADLKILKSKKTSREISILLYRVLYRTEEVQQGIVKVLKEMLLRTHANHPDLFPILDRTQFTKDMIDLYKTSSSLIPEKLELFFNAVHISFQSEILYLVGKSVQFSFDIIFVVIETILNEMNLPENERTVNMKDRETILKNFRAYNDLSKIFNKIGNTKVVIDKKDDIITEISILHKDITIISIESMFRHILAQLLLSKKYNCGNLIEKWAQEYGMEDNIPSMKRVIPEKTPLTEFRLQFTNAVKILKEENEMDLMFLRTLANYYSSWVTQVSEQIPS
- a CDS encoding DUF2804 domain-containing protein produces the protein MKIIGAENKVNYGVFDGPVEFNYKEFQLLDFFGKEISGFKKRFAFKKFNYIGIITDEFLIGFAAVSLGYVYNVFAYLYHYKDGILFEFDTKGLDNESGLQFPVNPDEHRIRFQKGNSFLNVYKSHSKGKLDVDASLGNKLRFQFQANFALKTHSPLRVLNPSEPTHWTFTEKCSPLIPNSLELSYKGKPLSFDRKKTTILYDWSGGYLRRETNWYWAALGAILPNRTSIGANFAALVNETFFSENAFWINRKRKRVSRVIFDFSQKDPTKPWKIYDEDGFVNLTFIPEGERKDKMNLIVSKLYFRQFVGKFSGKFRSADKKNVSFRDVYGFTEFHRSVW
- a CDS encoding HAD-IA family hydrolase; this translates as MSYQKYLFLDVGDTILHLKKSAGETYLEILLQAGLQRKENAVEIYKKAFTESWQKMQKNSPPEHRDKYQSHPGGTPGWWKELLEDFLKRVPDQVSIEKAFPIIYHKFADPELWTLDPGFWKLKDYCKKENWGLGAISNWDHRLRALLEAKGILEYLNPLIVSAEFGYEKPSPKIFEEAMRLVRLSSNCLVYCGDKYELDIKVPKSLGWRSYLKGKKGDLETLSELIQFL
- a CDS encoding DJ-1/PfpI family protein; the encoded protein is MPDANFSIGIFIFPGVTQLDFTGPYEVFSRIPNVKIFLFAQSKDPVQSESGMKLIPDFDFSNCPDLDILLVPGGPGTTLLMEEFTVLDFLRKKTVNSKFITSVCTGSLVLASAGLLDGYKATTHWLSLDVLKLFPVQISSERFVKDRNRITGGGVTAGIDFTLFLTAEFFGSELAEEIQLMIEYNPVPPFTSGHPTTATSHLVEKVKSNREITQNRRKAAAIRVLTSKNIWPKS
- a CDS encoding GNAT family N-acetyltransferase yields the protein MQKEFTFYKNYREEEKLREAFFQFTPKALYGADFRLWYQLGFWENSYIPYSFFKNEIMVSNASVCEMKIILNGQEFDAVQLATVGTLPEYQRQGLSRKLIERILKDYESKTSFFFLFGNENVLDFYPKFGFQKVEESCFVCKNLNPFRRKKSSLNFQILNANSKKDRILFRKITSSAKSTTNRFGVIQYEFILSFYWIYVYPENFYYFPENDSILVLHLDKKILWIYDILCKSPFSISKFLLDWNLEGVEEIRFGFCPDQFDFLDLEIENDIITQTDSPLFVKGFQSAFKSNFLFPMLART